One genomic region from Acidobacteriota bacterium encodes:
- a CDS encoding c-type cytochrome translates to MTHKRKAGLLLVVLIVAAVVGVWFMIRRGFSARERPSTLEGLVARTMRALAVPAAAKNEKNLFSATPEIMAEARAHFADHCAICHANDGSGQTPIGQNLYPKAPDMRLPATQELTDGELYYTIHNGIRLTGMPAWGESDPHRDHDSWKLVLFMRRLPSLTPAELKEMQRLNPRSAAELEDERAEQDFLSGEGESSKKQNTKPKHH, encoded by the coding sequence ATGACGCATAAACGCAAAGCCGGGCTGCTGCTGGTTGTTCTCATCGTGGCTGCGGTCGTGGGGGTGTGGTTCATGATCCGGCGCGGCTTCAGCGCGCGCGAGCGGCCCTCCACACTCGAGGGGCTCGTCGCCCGCACAATGCGTGCGCTCGCCGTCCCCGCCGCAGCAAAGAACGAGAAGAATCTTTTCTCGGCCACCCCGGAGATAATGGCAGAAGCGCGCGCACACTTTGCGGATCATTGCGCGATCTGTCACGCGAACGATGGCAGCGGCCAGACCCCGATCGGTCAGAACCTCTATCCCAAAGCGCCGGACATGCGTCTGCCTGCAACGCAGGAGCTGACCGATGGAGAGCTGTACTACACCATCCACAACGGCATCCGCCTCACCGGCATGCCGGCGTGGGGAGAATCCGATCCCCACCGGGACCACGACAGCTGGAAGCTCGTGCTCTTCATGCGCCGTTTGCCCAGCCTCACCCCCGCGGAGTTGAAGGAGATGCAGCGCCTCAACCCGCGGAGTGCGGCGGAATTGGAGGATGAGCGTGCCGAGCAGGATTTTCTGAGTGGCGAAGGCGAGAGCTCAAAGAAGCAAAACACAAAACCGAAACATCACTAA